TTTTACTCCCCTCTTTTTTGCATGTCTAATGAGCTCTACCGAAAGCTCAGTACTTACATGGGCAATGTGAACCGGAACTTTTGTATATTCTGACAGTATAATATCCCTTGCCACCATAATTTCCTCTGCAGCAGAAGGTATTCCTTTAAGTCCTAATATGGTGGACTGGTACCCTTCATTCATAACACCTTCAGCCGACAGGCTAGGTTCTTCACAATGGGATATTATAGTTATGTCAAACATTGATGAATACTCCATGGCTTTCTTCATTAGTGAAGCATCCTCTAAAGGTTTCCCATCATCTGAAAGCGCAACTGCCCCGGCAAATTTTAATTCACCTATTTCTGAAAGCTCTTTTCCCTCTAAGCCCTTAGAAATTGCCCCAATGGGGTATACATTTACCATACCTTCCTGCTTTGATTTGTTTATAATGTACTTTATCACAGACTGATTATCAATAACCGGGTTTGTATTTGGCATACATGCAACGGATGTAAAACCTCCTACAGCAGCACTCCTTGTCCCGCTTTCTATATCTTCTTTGTACTCATAGCCAGGATCCCTTAAATGACAGTGGGCATCAACAAATCCCGGAAAAACATACTTGCCCTCTGCATATATTATATCCCCGCCGGAAAACTCTATATTCTCGCCTATTTCAGCTATTTTACCGTCTTCTATTAATATATCCGCCACTTTATCCAAATTCATTTTAGCATCTACAACATGTCCGCCCTTTATTAATATTTTCAATTAACGTCCCTCCTTGTTAAAAGATATAAAAGTGCCATCCTGACAGCCACACCGTTTGTAACCTGTTCATTTATAAATGACCTGTCGCAGTCAACCACTGAAGTGGTTAGCTCTACTCCTCTGTTTACAGGACCCGGATGCAGTATAATGGCATCTTTTTTTGCCAGTTTCAGCCGTTTTTCATCAAGCCCGAAAAATCTTGAATACTCCCTTATACCGGGAAGCAGCCCGCTTTTTTGCCTTTCTTTTTGAATCCTGAGGGCAATAACCACATCTGCATCAATTAAAGCTTCCTGAACTGTAGTAAAAACTTTTACACCTGTTTTTTCTATTTCAGGAGGCATCAGCGTTGAAGGACCTGCAACACAAACGTTTGCACCTAACTTGGACATCCCCCATATATTGCTTCTTGCCACCCTGCTATGATATATATCGCCTATTATGGCAACTTTTAAGCCTTTTAAAGTTTTTTTCTTGTCCAAAATGGTGAATATGTCCAATAATGCCTGTGTAGGGTGTTCATTCATTCCGTCACCTGCATTTATAACAGATGCATCTACATTTTTTGCCAACAAATGTGGTGCCCCTGCCATAGAATGCCTTAGTATGATTACATCTGCTCCCATCATATTAATGGTTTTAGCTGTGTCTATAAGGGATTCACCCTTTGCAACACTGCTTCCTACAGCTGATATATTAGCAGCACTGGAACTTAGGTATTTTGCAGCAAGCTCAAAGGATAATCTTGTCCTGGTACTGTTTTCATAAAACAAAGTAACAATGGATTTACCCTGCAAATGCGGAGCCTTCTTATTCTTTGAATTAAGAATAAGCTTCATGGTTTTGGCAGTGTTTAAAATATATTCAATTTCATCTGCTGTTAAATCTTTTAAACCTAAAAGATTTTTTGATCTTAAAGCCATTTCAACACCTCACTTATTAATAAAACTATTATAATTAATATATGGCATAAAACCCATGGGGTGGTATGGGTTTTAAGTTCATAAAAAGAAAATAAAAAAATAGTAAGAGGATAACCCCCTTACTATTTTTGATATCTATACCATTAAAAACTATATTCTTCCAAATTGTAATTTTGAAAATGAAATAGATAAAATAGAAAAGACAAATAACACTACCTTTCTTTAATTTAAAATAATCTATACACAATTGAGACTTGTCCCCTATTTTATCCAAACCAAACAACTTTCCCATTTAAAAAACCCCTACTTCTCTTTATTAATAAACAAAATTAATAAACACTAACAAATTTAAATAAAACAAATTAAATTCCACTAATATTAATGGCTGACTCCCTTTTCCATATCACATATGGTTACTGAATTTTCTCTGTCTATTTCATATAAATTAACATTTACAACTTCAAATTTGGATGTAGGAACATTTTTACCTACATAGTCAGCACGTATAGGAAGTTCCCTGTGTCCTCTGTCAATTAATACTGCAAGTTGAATTGCTTTTGGTCTTCCAATATCCATTAAAGCATCAATTGCAGCCCTTACGGTCCTGCCTGTAAATATAACATCATCTACAAGAACAATTTTTTTGTTGTCAATTTGAAAACCTATATCTGTCCCGTTTATTATAGGATGCTCAGCTAAAAGGCTTAAATCATCCCTGTACAAAGTTATATCTAAAATTCCTACAGGAATATCTTTTCCCTCAACACCTTTAATTTTCTCAGCAATCATTTTAGCAAGGGGTACGCCCCGGCGTTGAATTCCAATTAAGGCCAAATCCTCCACACCCTTATTTCTCTCTATAATCTCATGGGCTATCCTGGTTACTGCTCTAATTATTCCGCTCTCGTCCATTATAAAAGCCTTCACTGCCATTTTTCACACCCCTTAAACATTTTGAAAAAAAGGTTCTGTATCTTTTTTATTTCCATGCTGTGGTTCAAATTCCATACTGTAGTTCAATTCCTGCATTTAAATATAAACCTGCATGTTGGCATAAATAAAACTTCCCGCCAGACGGCAAGAAGCTAAGGTACAAAAGTATAATACCATGTTTAACTTTTACACTCTAACCTTTCCAGCCTCTCTGGACTCTTTTAAAGGTTTTTCTACTAACATATAAAGCTTGTAAAGATTTATTCACCCATTATATTATCACAACATAATATCCTTGTCTATATAAATTCCTCATACAATTTAAAAATTTTTTATTTTACCTACTCTGGGCTCTTTTCTTAAATTAATGCCCAATATCCCGCCAATACTCCCTGTCAGAGTACCAATGATAAACATTGTTATAACATGGATATTAATGCTAAAGTCCCCATATGAACTGCTGCTTAATAAAAATAACACAAGCATGTAAAAAAATCCAACAATCCCTCCATTTAGCCATCCTTTACTTTTGATGTACTTTGTAGAAGACCATCCGGCTATAACTACACTTAGCAATGTAGTAATAATTACAAAAGTGGATATGTATTTTTGTGGAAAATCAGTCAATATTAAAATATATGCAAATATTGCAAAAACAGGTATTGTAATTAAATATGATATAAGTATTGATTTTGCTATGTTCAATGCATTCGCATGCTCACTCATGATATTTTTTGCTGACTGACCGGTTTTATTAATCATATTGAATTGACCTCCATAAATAAATCTTTTTTATCACATTAATAATTTATTTATTTGTTTTTAAATTTAGAACAATTTTAAACAAACCTTTTTTTGCATTAATGCCTATATATTAATAAAATATTATGGGCTTAAATAGCCTAAAATAACAATGTGCTTTTTTAAAAAAATATTAATATTTTGTGCATTTTAAGTTGAATTTTAGGAGGTTCAGTTATGGGTTTTTTTGATTTTTTCTTCGGCTCAAACAAAAAAGACAGCTTGAAAGATAACAACCTTTTTGGACCTGCTGATACCGAACCAACAAACCTTATAGGAATAAATGAGGAGTTTTCAGGAAATTTGGCAGAAAATGATTTTGAATCTCCGTTTTACCGGGAAGATGATTCCTACTCCCAAAACGGAGTTCACATGGAAAATGCACAAAATACTTTTAAATTAGTTTATGACGGTATATTAGCCCAAAACGGGTCAGAAGAAATTTATGCAGTAGTGGGCTATGGAAATAACTTAAAATGGGAAGACGTGGAAGAGCACAAAATGACTAAATCAGATGACAATAAATTTGAACTGATGTTTACCGTCAAAAGACCCGGAAACATTAATATTGCATTTAAAGACAATGCTGAAAACTGGGACAATAACTCAGGTCACAACTATAATTTTGAAAACCACGTTTTTTAAAAAAGCACATAAAAGTGAGGGGTCGTCCCCTCACTCCTTAAAAATCAAAATTTATTATCTCCTCTTTTAATTTTTCCATATATTCTTTATCTTTTTTCCTCTCGTCAGGTGGTATTTTTATTTCAATTTCTTTTTTTAATTTGATGGGCGGTCCTGAAAACACATATATGCAATCTCCTAAATACAAAGCTTCGTCAATATCATGGGTTATAAAAAAAACAGCTTTATTGTTTTCTTTTAAATAATTTATAATATAGTCCATAAGACTTTTTTTCAGCTCTAAATGCAGTCCTTTAAAAGGCTCGTCCATTATAAGAATATCCCCTCTAAAGGCTAAAGCCCTGGCAATGCAAACCCTTTGTTTCATCCCTCCGCTTAGCTCATGGGGATAGTGGTTTTTAAATTCTGATAAGTTAACCAGGGAAATGTATTTATCAGAAAGCTTTTTGGCCTCTTCTTTTTTATAATGGCTCTCTAAAACAAATAAAATGTTTTCCTCCACCGTTGCCCAAGGCAAAAGGCGGTCTTCCTGAAATACATAGGATATTTTTTTCCCTTCCAATCCCTTAATTTCCCCGCCGTCTGCAGGCAAAATGCCGGCTATTATATTAAATAATGTGGTTTTCCCGCATCCGGAAGGCCCAAATATACAATAAACTTTATTTGGCTTAAAAATTAAATTTAAACTGTCTAAAACTTTTAAATTCCCAAAACTCTTTTTTAAATTATTTATCGTTAGCTCCAATTTTATCCTCCATACCATGTTTTTTTATTATTCTTGAAAATACAATCTCAAATATAAAACTTAAAAGTATTACAACAAAAGTCCATGCAAAGAGTTCAGTGGAATCTAAATAAGCTTTGGCAGTGTGCAGGTTACTTCCAATGGC
The genomic region above belongs to Acetivibrio saccincola and contains:
- a CDS encoding TIGR04086 family membrane protein; its protein translation is MINKTGQSAKNIMSEHANALNIAKSILISYLITIPVFAIFAYILILTDFPQKYISTFVIITTLLSVVIAGWSSTKYIKSKGWLNGGIVGFFYMLVLFLLSSSSYGDFSINIHVITMFIIGTLTGSIGGILGINLRKEPRVGKIKNF
- a CDS encoding dihydroorotase, whose translation is MKILIKGGHVVDAKMNLDKVADILIEDGKIAEIGENIEFSGGDIIYAEGKYVFPGFVDAHCHLRDPGYEYKEDIESGTRSAAVGGFTSVACMPNTNPVIDNQSVIKYIINKSKQEGMVNVYPIGAISKGLEGKELSEIGELKFAGAVALSDDGKPLEDASLMKKAMEYSSMFDITIISHCEEPSLSAEGVMNEGYQSTILGLKGIPSAAEEIMVARDIILSEYTKVPVHIAHVSTELSVELIRHAKKRGVKVTCETCPHYFVLTDEACSDFNTFAKVNPPLRTKKDVDAIIEGLKDGTIDIIATDHAPHHIDEKNVEFNIAANGISGFETAIPLAITYLVKPGHLTLKQLVEKMCVNPSNLLGLSKGTLEVGSSADITIVDLDEEFLVDVQKFKSKGKNSPFDGYKLSGRVYYTIVNGKILVREKVLL
- a CDS encoding ABC transporter ATP-binding protein, which produces MELTINNLKKSFGNLKVLDSLNLIFKPNKVYCIFGPSGCGKTTLFNIIAGILPADGGEIKGLEGKKISYVFQEDRLLPWATVEENILFVLESHYKKEEAKKLSDKYISLVNLSEFKNHYPHELSGGMKQRVCIARALAFRGDILIMDEPFKGLHLELKKSLMDYIINYLKENNKAVFFITHDIDEALYLGDCIYVFSGPPIKLKKEIEIKIPPDERKKDKEYMEKLKEEIINFDF
- a CDS encoding aspartate carbamoyltransferase catalytic subunit, with the protein product MALRSKNLLGLKDLTADEIEYILNTAKTMKLILNSKNKKAPHLQGKSIVTLFYENSTRTRLSFELAAKYLSSSAANISAVGSSVAKGESLIDTAKTINMMGADVIILRHSMAGAPHLLAKNVDASVINAGDGMNEHPTQALLDIFTILDKKKTLKGLKVAIIGDIYHSRVARSNIWGMSKLGANVCVAGPSTLMPPEIEKTGVKVFTTVQEALIDADVVIALRIQKERQKSGLLPGIREYSRFFGLDEKRLKLAKKDAIILHPGPVNRGVELTTSVVDCDRSFINEQVTNGVAVRMALLYLLTRRDVN
- the pyrR gene encoding bifunctional pyr operon transcriptional regulator/uracil phosphoribosyltransferase PyrR, producing MAVKAFIMDESGIIRAVTRIAHEIIERNKGVEDLALIGIQRRGVPLAKMIAEKIKGVEGKDIPVGILDITLYRDDLSLLAEHPIINGTDIGFQIDNKKIVLVDDVIFTGRTVRAAIDALMDIGRPKAIQLAVLIDRGHRELPIRADYVGKNVPTSKFEVVNVNLYEIDRENSVTICDMEKGVSH
- a CDS encoding carbohydrate-binding protein, with translation MGFFDFFFGSNKKDSLKDNNLFGPADTEPTNLIGINEEFSGNLAENDFESPFYREDDSYSQNGVHMENAQNTFKLVYDGILAQNGSEEIYAVVGYGNNLKWEDVEEHKMTKSDDNKFELMFTVKRPGNINIAFKDNAENWDNNSGHNYNFENHVF